From the Limanda limanda chromosome 2, fLimLim1.1, whole genome shotgun sequence genome, one window contains:
- the LOC132996218 gene encoding LOW QUALITY PROTEIN: protein NLRC3-like (The sequence of the model RefSeq protein was modified relative to this genomic sequence to represent the inferred CDS: substituted 2 bases at 2 genomic stop codons), whose protein sequence is MSRCEQVEEGTPPSKTSRETEAHSVEQQQSFHKSSCVSITRSLDPPLNFTGQFPSETHVAQQQSLFSAEHESSCVSITRSLDPPLNFTGQFHSETQDLQQWSEVPGDKSAQKHPTDLDSVFKHLKENISMFEKNELKKFQTFLSLGDTERXYVCYVCXYEEPVDDEERKLSEAFMKITQHFLRKMKQERLADCLQSRSSAAAACQHQLKSYLKKQFQCVFEGLPQAGNSVCLKEIYTELYITEEGRGEIQEEHEVRQIETASWRPDRPDTMIRHEDIFKTSPRGDKPMRTVMTKGVAGIGKTVLTQKFTLDWAEDRASHDIQFTFPFTFRELNVLKEKKYSLVELVHHFFTETKEAGICRFEEFQVVFILDGLDECRPPLDFHNTEILTDITASTSVDVLLTNLIRGKLLPSARLWITSRPAAANQIPAECVDRVTEVRGFTDPQKEEYIRRRFSDEEQANTIISHIQTSRSLHIMCHIPVFCWITAKVLEDVLTTREGGKLPKTLTQMYIHFLVVQSKLNKLKYDGKAQQDPLWNSRRKKTIKSLGKLAFEQLKKGNLIFYESDLTEFGIKIRAASLYSGVFTQIFKEERGLYQNKVFCFVHLSVQEFLAALYVYQTFTNSGVNLLSREQSTTHLPEKKKKKGTLKHLYLCAVDKALQSPNGHLDLFLRFLLGLSLETNQSLLQGLLSKTRRMSETNQETVQYLKKNISENLSPERSINLFHCLNELNDNSLVEEIQQSLRSGCLSTEKLSPAQWSALVFVLLSSGKDLDVFDLKKYSGSEEALLRLLPVVKVSIKAQLSGCELSERSCEALSSVLSSQSSSLTDLDLSKNHLQDSGVKLLSAGLRSSDCKLETLRLSQTRLTEDCCEALSSVLSSQSSCLTDLDLSRNDLQDSGVKLLSAGLRSSDCKLETLRLSGCMVTEAGCVSLVSALSSNPSHLRDLDLSYNHPGASVELLSAGLDPLWRLNAVRLEHGGEQRLKPGLRKYAFHLTIDTNTVHRKLKVSDDNRTMTSVTEKLPYPDHPERFDSWPQLLCNNALIGRCYWEVEWKGRVNIAVTYRGMKRKGEGIDSWLGRNNQSWSLICSDVDGYSVWHDQRRQACPQPSSSSVSHRVAVYVDYPSGMLSFYSVSSEIWIHLHTFYTTFTGPVYPGFGFAYEWPGSSVTLCSL, encoded by the exons ATGAGTCGCtgtgagcaggtggaggagggaacTCCTCCCTCTAAAACCAGTCGGGAGACCGAAGCtcacag tgtggagcagcagcagagttttcATAAATCCAGTTGTGTCTCCATTACCCGATCTTTGGATCCACCATTGAATTTCACAGGACAATTTCCCTCAGAGACTCA TGTGGCGCAGCAGCAGAgtttgttctctgcagaacatgaatCCAGTTGTGTCTCCATTACCCGATCTTTGGATCCACCATTAAATTTCACAGGACAATTTCACTCAGAGACTCA AGATCTGCAGCAGTGGTCAGAGGTTCCTGGTGATAAGTCTGCACAGAAGCATCCAACAGACCTGGATTCCGTATTTAAG CATCTGAAGGAGAACATTTCAATGTTTGAGAAGAATGAGCTGAAGAAGTTCCAGACGTTTCTGAGTCTAGGTGACACAGAACGTTAGTATGTTTGTTATGTATGTTAGTATGAGGAGCCAGTGGACGATGAGGAGAGAAAGCTCAGTGAAGCATTTATGAAGATCACGCAGCACTTTCTGAGGAAAATGAAGCAGGAGAGGCTGGCTGACTGTTTGCAGAGCA GATCATCCGCTGCTGCAGCTTGTCAACATCAGCTCAAGTCTTATCTGAAGAAAcaatttcagtgtgtgtttgaaggacTTCCTCAAGCAGGAAACTCAGTCTGTCTAAAGGAGATTTACAcagagctctacatcacagaggaggggagaggagagatcCAAGAGGAACATGAGGTCCGACAGATTGAAACTGCATCCTGGAGACCAGACAGACCAGATACAATGATCAGACATGAAGACATCTTTAAAACTTCACCTCGAGGAGACAAACCAATGAGGACAGTGATGACGAAGGGAGTGGCCGGCATTGGGAAAACCGTCCTCAcacagaagttcactctggactgggctgAAGACAGAGCCAGCCACGACATACAGTTCACATTTCCATTCACCTTCAGAGAGCTGAATgtgctgaaggagaagaagtacAGCTTGGTGGAACTCGTCCATCACTTCTTCACTGAAACCAAAGAAGCAGGAATCTGCAGGTTTGAAGAGTTCCAGGTCGTCTTCATCTTGGACGGTCTGGACGAGTGTCGACCTCCTCTGGACTTCCACAACACAGAGATCCTGACCGACATCACCGCGTCCACCTCAGTGGACGTGCTGCTGACCAACCTCATCAGGGGGAAGCTGCTGCCCTCGGCTCGCCTCTGGATAACCTCACGACCTgcggcagccaatcagatccctgCTGAGTGTGTGGACAGGgtgacagaggtcagagggttcactgaccctcagaagGAGGAGTACATCAGGAGGAGGTTCAGCGATGAAGAACAGGCCAACACGATCATCTCTCACATCCAGACGTCACgaagcctccacatcatgtgccACATCCcggtcttctgctggatcactGCTAAAGTTCTGGAGGACGTGTTGACAACCAGAGAGGGGGGgaagctgcccaagaccctgacgcAGATGTACATCCACTTCCTGGTGGTTCAGTCCAAACTGAATAAGCTCAAGTATGATGGAAAAGCTCAACAAGATCCACTTTGGAATTCACGTCGCAAAAAGACGATTAAATCTCTGGGAAAACTGGCGTTTGAGCAGCTGAAGAAAGGAAACCTGATCTTCTATGAATCAGACCTAACAGAGTTTGGCATCAAAATCAGAGCCGCCTCCCTTTACTCAGGAGTGTTCACACAGATCTTTAAAGAGGAGCGAGGCCTGTACCAGAACAAGGTGTTCTGCTTTGTCCATCTGAgtgttcaggagtttctggctgctcTTTATGTCTATCAGACCTTCACCAACTCTGGTGTCAATCTCCTGTCACGGGAACAGTCAACCACCCATTTgccagaaaaaaagaaaaaaaaagggacgCTAAAACATCTCTACTTGTGTGCAGTGGACAAGGCCTTACAGAGTCCTAATGGACACCTGGACTTGTTCCTCCGTTTCCTCCTGGGTCTTTCCCTGGAGACCAATCAAAGTCTTCTTCAAGGCCTACTGTCCAAGACCAGAAGAATGTCAGAGACCAATCAGGAAACAGTCCAGTACCTCAAGAAGAATATCAGTGAGAATCTGTCTCCAGAGAGAAGCATCAACCTGTTCCACTGTCTGAATGAACTGAACGATAATTCTCTGGTGGAGGAGATCCAACAGTCCCTGAGATCAGGATgtctctccacagagaaactgTCTCCTGCTCAGTGGTCGGCTCTGGTCTTCGTTTTACTGTCATCAGGAAAAGATCTGGATGTGTTTGACCTGAAGAAATACTCTGGTTCAGAGGAGGCTCTTCTGAGGCTGCTGCCGGTGGTCAAGGTCTCCATCAAAGCTCA GCTGAGTGGATGTGAACtctcagagagaagctgtgaagCTCTGTCCTCAGTCCTCAGCTCTCAGTCCTCCAGTCTGACGGATCTGGACCTGAGTAAGAAccacctgcaggattcaggagtgaagctgctgtcagCTGGACTCAGGAGTTCAGACTGTAAACTGGAGACTCTCAG GTTGAGTCAAACCAGGCTCACGGAGGACTGCTGTGAAGCTCTGTCCTCAGTCCTTAGCTCTCAGTCCTCCTGTCTGACGGATCTGGACCTGAGTAggaacgacctgcaggactcaggagtgaagctgctgtcagCTGGACTCAGGAGTTCAGACTGTAAACTGGAGACTCTCAG gctcTCAGGATGTATGGTCACAGAGGCAGGTTGTgtctctctggtctcagctctCTCCTCTAACCCGTCTCACCTGAGGGATCTGGACCTGAGCTACAATCATCCAGGAGCCTCGGTGGAGCTGCTGTCTGCTGGACTAGATCCTCTGTGGAGACTGAACGCTGTCAG GCTGGAACATGGTGGAGAGCAGAGGCTTAAACCTGGTCTGAggaaat ACGCCTTCCATCTCACTATCGACACAAACACAGTTCACAGAAAACTCAAAGTGTCTGACGACAACAGGACGATGACGTCAGTGACGGAGAAGCTGCCGTATCCTGATCACCCGGAGAGATTTGACTCGTGGCCTCAGCTGCTGTGTAACaatgctctgattggtcggtgttactgggaggtggagtgGAAGGGGAGAGTGAACATCGCAGTGACCTACAGAGGGATGAAAAGGAAAGGGGAAGGAATCGACTCCTGGTTAGGACGAAACAATCAGTCCTGGAGTCTGATATGCTCCGATGTTGACGGTTACTCTGTGTGGCACGATCAGAGACGACAGGCCTGTCCTCAGCCATCCTCGTCCTCCGTCTCTCACAGAGTCGCAGTGTATGTGGACTATCCCTCTGGAATGCTTTCCTTCTACAGCGTGTCCTCTGAGATATGGATCCACCTCCACACCTTCTACACCACTTTCACCGGAC